Below is a genomic region from Gemmatimonadaceae bacterium.
CGATGCGGACGCGATGTCCAATCGCCTCGCCGGGCTTCCAGTGTTTGCGCGCGAAACCCTCATTGACGATCACTTCGCGAGCCGACCCCGTCGTATCGTGAAACCCGGCACCCTCACGAAGCGAGATTCCCATCGTCGAGAAGTAGTTCGTGTGCACGTACAGGACGTCGGTAAACGACATCGCTGTCTTGGGCGGCGGCGGCTCGCCCTCGATTTCGAACCGTCCCACGCTGAACCACCGCGAGCCCGGCGCGGCGCGGGCGGTCGTCACCGCGCGCACACCCGGCAATTGTCTGATGCGCTCGGCCAGCTCGTCGAGCGCCAACGTGCGTGCCGCGGGCGACAATGTACGCGCCCGGCCTCCGAGGTCGATCGCGTAGAGGCCGCGCGGATCGAACCCGAGATTCGTGTGCTGCAAACTCGAGAGGCTCCTGACGACGAGTGCCGCGCCGACGACGAGCATCGCCGACAATGCCATCTCGCTCACCACGAGCACCGCGCGCGCGCGCCGATGGCTTCGTCCTGCGGACGCGGAGAGCGCTCCCGACTTGAGTGTATCGTGCGCAGACGATCGAGACGATTGCATCGCGCCGAGAACGCCGAAGATCAGGCCGCTCACCACCGCCACGGCGATCGCGAGGCCAACGGTGGTCGCGTCCAGATGAGCCGCCTTGAGCTCGTCGTGCGACGACGGTCGCAAAGCGATCATTGCCCGCAACCCGAGCCAACCGGCTCCGGTGCCCACCACGGCTCCGGCGCTCGACAACAAGAGGCTTTCCGTCAGCAGTTGGCGAAACAACCGGCCGCTTCCCGCCCCGAGCGCGGCGCGGACCGCCATCTCCCGCCGACGCGTCGCCGAACGAGCGAGCAGCAGGTGCGCCACGTTGACGCACGCCACCAGCAGCACCAGGCCGACAGCCGCGGTGAGCAACAAGAGCGAATCGCGGAACCGCACCTCTTCGGCCGGCGTCGTCACGACGGCGCGGAATGGGAGATCGCCGACTGAAGAGGCGCCCACGCGCGGCGCGCGCTTGCTGATCTCGTCGAGCTCGTGCACCGCGCTCGCCTTCGACGCGCCGCGTCGGAGTCGCGCGATGACTTGGCCGGCCATCTTGTCATCGCGAAGGTCGAACGGCAGCCACACGTCGGTCGGACGCGTGCCCGCCGCGCCGACGCGAAGCGACGCGGGCATCACGCCCACGACCATGTAGCTGGAGTCGCCGAGCGTCATGATTTGGCCGAGGACTCTCTTGTCGGACCCGAGGCGCTCGCGCCAGAACGCCTCGCCCAACAGCACGACGTGGCCACCGGCGCGAATGTCGTTGTCCGTGAACATCCGGCCGAGCAACGGCCGTTCGCCGGCGAATGCGGCGAATGTCGGAAGCACCGCGGTCGCGCGAACACTGCTGGGATCGCCGGTCGTGGTCTTGAGATCCAGCTGCCGCGTCCGCGTGGCCTGCATGTCCTCCAACTCGCGCGAGCTCTTCATCCAATCGCGGATGGCGGATGCCCCCGGCATGATGCTCACGGAGACGCCCGTGTTGTTGCCGCTCGTCGGTTGTTGCGAGATGTAGACGATCCGGCTGGCGTCGGGAAAGGGAAGCGGGTGGAGCAGCATCGTGCTGACGACACTGAACACCGCCGTCGTCGCGCCGATGCCAAGCGCCAACGTGGCGATCGTGATTGCCGTCCACGCCTTCTGTCGTCCTAGCGTGCGCAGCGCGAACGCGAGATCCTGCCGCGCATCCGCGAGGAATTCCGTGCGTTGCATGCGTGTCTCCCGGTGGTGTGCCGCGTCCAGCATCTTCGTGCGCGATTCGAGGAGCGGGCCGAATCGGCGGACCGCTTCCTGCCGCGCGTCGTCGGCCGACATCCCCGCGGCCGCGAGCTGCTCGGCGCGCAGCGCGAGGTGGAGCGTGATCTCGTCCTCGACCTCCCGCTCCCAGCGGTCGCGCCGGCGAAGCGCGAGGTCGAAGACGCGCCGAATTCCGTTTCGAATCACCGCGTCGCGCTCGCGTCCGGCACCGGTGGAGGCGCGGTGAGAATCGTCGTG
It encodes:
- a CDS encoding ABC transporter permease, producing MIRNGIRRVFDLALRRRDRWEREVEDEITLHLALRAEQLAAAGMSADDARQEAVRRFGPLLESRTKMLDAAHHRETRMQRTEFLADARQDLAFALRTLGRQKAWTAITIATLALGIGATTAVFSVVSTMLLHPLPFPDASRIVYISQQPTSGNNTGVSVSIMPGASAIRDWMKSSRELEDMQATRTRQLDLKTTTGDPSSVRATAVLPTFAAFAGERPLLGRMFTDNDIRAGGHVVLLGEAFWRERLGSDKRVLGQIMTLGDSSYMVVGVMPASLRVGAAGTRPTDVWLPFDLRDDKMAGQVIARLRRGASKASAVHELDEISKRAPRVGASSVGDLPFRAVVTTPAEEVRFRDSLLLLTAAVGLVLLVACVNVAHLLLARSATRRREMAVRAALGAGSGRLFRQLLTESLLLSSAGAVVGTGAGWLGLRAMIALRPSSHDELKAAHLDATTVGLAIAVAVVSGLIFGVLGAMQSSRSSAHDTLKSGALSASAGRSHRRARAVLVVSEMALSAMLVVGAALVVRSLSSLQHTNLGFDPRGLYAIDLGGRARTLSPAARTLALDELAERIRQLPGVRAVTTARAAPGSRWFSVGRFEIEGEPPPPKTAMSFTDVLYVHTNYFSTMGISLREGAGFHDTTGSAREVIVNEGFARKHWKPGEAIGHRVRIADSDSINGSDSTPWWTIVGVANDAMTTGPLTESSAPFLYMAVDSSRRAQTILARAEGGAAALKAATDIGRQLGVGPIAIDGTEAFLSRSLSGPRFVTMIMSVFGALGLLLAAVGLFGVMSYTVTQQTREIGIRVALGASSARVVKSVLVRGAALAVTGAIVGLVIAGWGTKLIQTQLHGIERLDPVSFALGAIVLVGAALVACVVPARRALAVDPMTAIRAE